taatttCCATTACGCGAATAGTTATGCCTATTGATCAATAGCCTCAATATTCTGCCTGGAAGCTTTTTGCATTGTGTATTATCTGGaactttcgcatatgtgtacttaTTTTCTATTACAAAATTTAATGTTTAATACTTTTCTTATTAAGATTActtaatagctcggtcgatagagcttcggtctCTCACACACTTGGGGTTCACGGTTCGAGTTTCCTACAGCCCAGATGAATGAAATATTTTCTATTGCTTTTCAAAGTTGCTTCTGCAGTCACACATGTCACTTGGAAGTATGTTTACAAAcccccaccctccctacccccaccccacccctacaacaccccatCCTCCCACCCCtaatccctccccaccaccacactcttccCCACTCTCCTCTTGACAGGGGGTTTAATCCCCATCCCTTATGTTTTCAGTTCCCTATAAATTATTGTATTATTCATGTTGTCAGCTTTGCCAAAATTGTGGTGGCAGAGTTGTAGTGAGACGGCGGTGTTGGCGTGAGGTGGCGGCCTTGCGTGACCTGGGCGGCGACTCCCACACCTCTCCTCGCAAGTTATGGCCAAGAACATGTGCATCGTGAGTACAAGGGTGTAGAACACGCACTTGCTGGACATGCagagcacacgcacgcacacacacacacacacacacacacacacacatatatatcagaaacagtatatatgtgtgtgtgtgtgtgtgtgtgtgtactccttaggtgagtacacacacacacacacacacacacacatatatactgtttctgatatatactgtttctgatatatgtaaatgatctcccagagggtatagaatcgtttctctcaatgtttgccgatgatgcaaaaattatgaagaggattgaaactgaggacgatagtaggaggctacaagatgacctagacagactgagtccaacaaatggctgttgaagttcaacccgactaAATgctaagtaatgaaactaggcagtggaaataggaggccagacacaggatacagaataggagatgaagtacttaatgaaacggacagagagaaagatctaggagttgatatcacaccaaacctatctcctgaagcccacataaaaagaataacgtctgtggcatatgcgaggctggctaacatcagaacagcgttcaggaacctgtgtaaggaatcattcagaatcttgtacaccacatatgtaagaccaatccaaatgcacttattaaataagtgcatttgtgacatactaatttattgtgaatattttagtttaccttgaaaagcttcatagaaaacaccgaccttacctaaccttcttagtatgttaagataagcatcttattgcttcgaaattacaattattacttaacctatacctataataggtataaattacaattattacttaacctatacctataataggttaagtaataattgtaattacgaagcaataagatgtttatcttaacatactaagaaggttaggtaaggtcgttgttttctatgaagcttttcaaggtaaactaaaatattcacaataaattagaatgtcacatatgcacgtatttaataagtcaatattgactataagaaagtgcgagaacgggttgcatctaTGTCTCTTCTTCCCCGGTCGGAGCAGCAATTGCTGTTACGAGAAACCTGCCAGACAAAATTATATTTAATTTTCCAAGAATATTTCCTGGTTATTGAACTCCAAACGACTAGACGCACAATCTTTATTTGACCGGTTACtgtaaccaccaccacgacccggCCTTCCCGCGGCCGATTGTATGAAACTTGTCAGAAGGAACAGCTCTGCCTATTTCCTGTGAAGTCTGAATGCACAACACAGAGTCCTGCGACCTGGTGGAAACCATTAGGCAGTAAACTTAATTCGTTCACAAGTATACAGCAAGGAATTGAGGCGTGCCTTACTGTCTCGTGGGCTGCTTCACTGTCTCGTGGGCTGCTTCATTGTCTCGTGGGCTGCTTCATTGTCTCGTGggactgcttcactgtctcgtgGGCTGCTTCATTGTCTCGTGGGCGGCTTCATTGTCTCGTGGGCTGCTTCACTGTCTCGTGGGCTGCTTCACTGTCTCGTGGGCTGCTTCACTGTCTCGTGGGCTGCTTCACTGTCTCGTGGGCTGCTTCACTGTCTCGTGGGCTGCTTCATTGTCTCGTGGGCTGCTTCATTGTCTCGTGGGCTGCTTCACTGTCTCGTGGGCTGCTTCACTGTCTCGTGGGCTGCTTCACTGTCTCGTGGGCTGCTTCACTGTCTCGTGGGCTGCTTCACTGTCTCGTGGGCTGCTTCACTGTCTCGTGGGCTGCTTCACTGTCTCGTGGGCTGCTTCACTGTCTCGTGGGCTGCTTCATTGTCTCGTGGGCTGCTTCACTGTCTCGTGggctgcttcactgtctcgcagGTTGCTTCACTGTCTCGTGGGCTGCTTCACTGTCTCGTGGGCTGCTTCACTGTCTCGAGGGCTTCTTCACTGTCTCGTGGGCTGCTTCACTGCCTCGCGGGCTGCTTCACTGTCTCGTGGGCTGCTTCACTGTCTCTAGACTCAGGAACGGTTAGCTTGTAATCTGCACTGTAAAAAAACAAATTGTACTTTCTAAAGGCCAAGGCCTTTCAAAACTTACTATTTAACTTCCTCGTAACAAATCCATCTCCTATCTATCATCTCCAAGACGCAGTCTATCTCAACAGAGATTGATAATTTACACACTCTTTCACACACATTCCTCCGCctttgctttgatgtccatagggaatggaaaggatgggggaggtagagggatggggagatgaaattcaggaagaggatgcgggtgtagagagagaggaggtttgaaagttcggtggcctgtccaccatgggttgacatttttgtatgtgttgtttgtttgcgtgtgtgttatgttgggttgtcagtacattggctgggggggggggctagtgtttgtgaccttgttggtgtcctaaagcactagagccgatggagttggctgaaggaggctaatcttagaaacatcagggtagttacacttctgacgccaccacaaatggttttttggttttatatttttttgtaggtgttttatttatatatattttttttttttttttttttttattatttttttttttttatttatttatttatttatttattatttttttttttttttattttttttttttttttatatttattatttgtttttttttctttctttctttattcttcatatggtgtagattgggtccgggatgggccactcatctggatcgtctggcagaccgcttagtatctgagggcttgggaaggcctcatcatggatatgtctgatcactttttgttggagagtgattcttctggttctgtgtggtggttcgtggatctcgtagtcgctggtggtgttttctgctacgaagggatcttctgggtctgggacatacatgttcttcatacggtacagctgtcttctggccaggtagctgagcctaatgttcattggcttcatgttgagcgtctcatggatcaggtcggttctcaccctgtccctcagagtcaggccctctgcaaagcgaagtgctttgttttgtactcgttgaatcttcaacatgttggatttgttggtgaggttcaggggaacgtatgggtattccaagctaggccttatgatcattctgtacaggtggagcttgatgtgggatggggcttggttgaaacggaagagcctcgccagtgagccccgggccatcgctgtcttctgggatacgtactgggaggagttgagtagcctgttgaagttgtaaccgagcactgtgttggagtttgagatggctatgggttcacccctgattcttattcccccctcattttcaattgagaaggccatacagccgacagtgcttaattgaatcttttctgggttagtggtgatcctccatttcctttcccagttagcagtccttgctagttctacgtttgccttacgggttgcAGTTGCGTGTTTGGCCGCTTggctgctagggttagatgttattacgtgtgttacgtcgtccgcaaattgcacgataatggtgtccctatactctggttggggcaggtcatttacaaagatgttgaagagaaccgggctcaagcatgatccttgggggactccagctgttggggtgaaggctgcggcctcgtttgccttgaagctgggggtaacttgcctattcttaaggaaattactgatcagcctgaggagggtccagttttgcgctggtaagtctgctaatttgtacaccagaccatcgtgccacaggctgtcgaaggccttgtgtacgtccctcgtcgcaatcaaggctacctgtttttgcttgcgaattgagcttaaggcgtcgtagatgatgttaattgcgtgctgggttgatctatgtgctcgaaagccaaactgcttttctgtgaagaggttgttgtactccatgtagtagttaaggcggtttgacatgattttttcaaagcacttgcctattgaGTCTAAGAGTgagattggtcggtagttgccaggttggtgggggtctttcttgggtttgggaatgaatatcatcttggctgacttgaatgctacaggaatgtgacccgatgccttctcccacccctctctcaccctgaaccacccctctcccacccctctcccaccctctctcaccctctcccaccctctctcactcctctcccagccctctcccaacttctctcacccctctcccaccctctctcactcctctcccaCCTTATcccaccctctcccaccctctctcacccctctctcacccctctctcacccctctcccaccctctcccaccctctctcacccctctcccaccctctctctcacccctctctcacccctctcccaccctctcccacccctctctcacccctctcccaccctctccacccctctcccacccctctcccaccctctcccacccctctctcacccctctctcactcctctcaatGATCTACTCAACACACTTCGTGTCAGCCAGTTTACTTTCACAAAATAtacaaatttaattaatttagaaTGCTAAGCGGCTCGTCACGACTCGCCACGATCGAAGAGAAATATTAATGTCTGCTAGACACACTGAAGCAGGTGCGGCGAAGCTAAGAGAGATTATAGAGAGTGCTCCATTATGTTAGTAGTTTATAGTCGTACCCTTTACGTAAACAGATTACAGAGAGTGCCCCTTATGTTAACAGATTAGCAGTGCTCCCATTTATTAGCAGAGTTAGCTAGAGCATTTCATAATAACAAGTAAAACAGTGATAACAAGACGACAATGAAGATGAAAGTAGGGATTAATAGAAGTGTCTGAAACAGATTTATCAGATCTAACCAAATCTAACAGAAGTACCATCTTGGCTCGTCTcagcggggacaggaagccgactGGTGGCTTGTTGAAAGACATGCCCATTATTCCTGAGATTTTTTTCTCCCTGATACATTTTTAACTACAGAGGAAGGGCCTACTAGCCCACACTAAGGGGGTCCCATCCCCTATTtatcccttaacccccccccctcacccctcacttatGTAACCAGCCTATCCGCTCCTGGAAATTACCAAACTGCTTGTGTCAacactgctaactggcacccaaCGTCACTCACCCGTCCCTTAACCACACCCTTCCCACATCCCTTAATACGATACCTCTCCCACCTACACTCATGGTTCCTCTCCCACCTACACTCATAGTTGTGGGTGGGAGACATGAGGAATTATGTAGCACAATATATATAGACAGCATTAATTGGTTGCGGTTGCGTTATTTGTCCTCAGTTCTAGCGGGCGAACGAGCCCCAACTCTGATTCTGTTTCGTTAGTATTAAAAACACTGAAAAAACTATAGCCCATCAAATCCTCGGCACAGATGAAGCATTTGCCAGAGTCCTCAGAGAATTTAAAGGTGAGCTTTACCATCCCTTGTTTTGAATATGTAATACATGTTGCCAAAAAAATGAGTTCCGGAATCGTGGATGATTGTTAATGTGACACAAACCAAATTTCACAAGCAGTTTTGTGGTAAATAAAGAAAAACATGCAAGCTCTCTCAAGAATATGTCAGTCTTAATGAAGTCCtgggtaaaagagagagagagagagagagagagagagagagagagagagagagagagagagagagagagagagagagagagagagagagagagacagagagagagagagagagagacagagagagagagagacagagagagacagagagagacagagagacagagagagagagagagagagagagagagagagagagagagacagagagagagagagagacagagaaggggGAGCATCTAATATTAGACGCAGGCAGAGGGAACAGTACCAAAGGGAGGTAACGAGAGAGGGTTCACTGTGTTGGGACCGGAAGCGTCCTGGGCGGAGGTCCGctccacagaccacacacacctgcgCTGGTCTCTGGGGACCCGGGTGGGTGGAGGCGGGTGTGTGATGAATATCTCGTGGTGACCCGGGTGGGGATATGATGAGTCCctcgtagtgtggtgggtgtgtgtaagTAGgatgagaacatccactaatatcACTGCAGTATATATGATGCTAAAAATATAACCACGAAGGGGACATGGAAATTACGAGGTAACCGATTACATTCTGGTGTATACTGGAGTCGACACAGTGTATCTACACGCGTCATCCGGTGTATACtacaccaagaatatatatatatatatatatatatatatatatatatatatatatatatatatatatatatatatatatatatatatatatatatatatatatatataaatatatatatatatatatatatatatatatatatatatatatatatatatatatatatatatatatatttatatatatatatatatatatatatatatatatatatatatggaagaacTCGACAACATATTGAGAAGTTTACACGGAGAAAAACAAATGAATTTGTGTTCATAATCTTAAGTGTTCCACTTCTATTTTAAGGTAGTTCCAAACCTATTTTAGGGGTGTGTTCCACACCTAATTTAGGGGTGTTCTACGCCTACTTTATGGGTGTTCCACGCCTGTTTTAGGGGTGTTCCACGCCTACTTTATGGGTGTTCCACGCCTGTTTTAGGGGTGTTCCATGTCTACTTTAGGGGTGTTCCACGCCTGTTTTAGGGGTGTTCCACGTCTACTTTAGGGGTGTTCCACGCCTGTCTTAGGAGCGTTCCACGCCTACCTTAGAGGTGTTCTACGCCTACCTTTCATCGAGATAAAGTGTATACGGTAATGTTCGCCGTAGGTAAATGTTGAACAACGTTGCACGTTGGTTCTGCCAGGTAGTTCACTTCAGTTTTCATACATAGTAGGCTTAAGCTTGAACTTCAGGCTTCGCGTGCTCCGCTGTGTCACAGGAGGCTTGCGATGAATTTCAGGAAAACCTTAATCCGGTTGTGCTGACGAATGTTGATGAGTTAGTATGCTAATCCCTTGTGCCTCGCGGCTCTGGATGATATATCTGTATAGTTCGTATAGTTATAGAAGCGCAGTGTTGTGAGTGTGGCGCAGTGGAGGTACCCAAGTCCCACACCTCGCCAGCGCTGGTACCCAAGTCCTACACCTCGCCAGCGCTGGTACCCAAGTCCCACACCTCGCCAGCGCCGGTACCCAAGTCCCACACCACGCCAGCGCCGGTACCCAAGTCCCACACCTCGCCAGCGCTGGTACCCAAGTCCTACACCTCGCCAGCGCTGGTACCCAAGTCCCACACTTCGCCAGTGCTGGTACCCAAGTCCCACACCTCGCCAGCGCCGGTACCCAAGTCCCACGCCTCGCCAGCGCTGGTACCCAAGTCCCACACCTCGCCAGCGCTGGTACCCAAGTCCCACACCTCGCCAGCGCCGGTACCCAAGTCCCACACCTCGCCAGCGCTGGTACCCAAGTCCCACGCCTCGCCAGCGCTGGTACCCAAGTCCCACACCTCGCCAGCGCTGATACCCAAGTCCCACACCTCGCCAGCGCCGGTACCCAAGTCCCACACCTCGCCAGCGCTGATACCCAAGTCCCACACCTCGCCAGCGCTGGTACCCAAGTCCTACACCTCGCCAGCGCTGGTACCCAAGTCCTACACCTCGCCAGCGCTGGTGCCCAAGTCCTACACCTGCTCCCACAAGCAGACATAAACTAGATATCTATTATATAGATATCTAGTTTAAGCTTCCAAGTTGTATTTCCATTCAAAACATTAATAACAAACCCAGTGTGGCCTCGTGGTCTCCCCCGGAGGTGGACAGAAGGACCCGGTGAAGGCAGCGATTCAGTCCTGGACAATTATTGTTTTGACAGTTGCCAAATTGTCCAGTGTTGCCAGCACGTTTGTTTATGTTTCCCCCTCGACTGTTGCCAGATGGCTGGCCACGGCGGCacctggcctcgtggacaccagctGGCCTCATGGACACCAGCTGGCCTCGTGGACagctggcctcgtggacaccagctGGCCACGGCGGCacctggcctcgtggacaccagctGGCCACGGCGGCacctggcctcgtggacaccagctGGCCACGGCGGCacctggcctcgtggacaccagctggcctcgtggacaccagctggcctcgtggacaccagctGGCCACGGTGGCacctggcctcgtggacaccagctggcctcgtggacaccagctggcctcgtggacaccagctggcctcgtggacaccagctggcctcgtggacaccaccTGGCCTCGTGGACAGCAGGTCTCGTGGACACCacctggcctcgtggacaccagctggcctcgtggacaccagctggcctcgtggacacccaGCTGGCCTCGTGGACATCATCTGGTCTCGTGGACAGCAGGTCTCGTGGACACCacctggcctcgtggacaccagctggcctcgtggacaccagctggcctcgtggacaccacctggcctcgtggacaccacctggcctcgtggacaccaccTGGCCTCGTGGACAgcaggcctcgtggacaccagctGGACTCTTGGACAGCTGGCCTCGTGGACAACTGGCCTAGTGGACAGCTGGCCTCGGCGGCAGGACAGCTAGCCTCGTGGAGAGCTGGCCTCGTGGACAGCTGGCCTCGTGGACAGCTGGCCTCGTGGACAGCTGGCCTCGTGGACAGCTGGCCTCGTGGACAGCTGTCCTCGTGCACAGCTGGCCTCGTGCACAGCTGGCCTCGTGCACAGCTGGCCTCGTGGACAGCTGGCCTCGTGCACAGCTGGCCTCGTGCACAGCTGGCCTCGTGGACAGCTGGCCTCCGGGGCAGTCCGGGAGTTTTTGTCTGTACTAACAAGATTTCCGGAAATGGGAGAGTCGACGTGATTTTCATCGTTGTCGATTTTTCCCCTTGCAACTCGTTGCCGTGTGTCAGCCTGTAGTGTGTCAGCCTGCAGTGTGTCAGCctgtagtgtgtcagccagcagtgtgtcagcctgcagtgtgtcagcctgtagtgtgtcagcctgcagtgtgtcagcctgtagtgtgtcagcctgcagtgtgtcagcctgcagtgtgtcagccagcagtgtgtcagcctgtagtgtgtcagcctgtagtgtgtcagccagcagtgtgtcagcctgcagtgtgtcagccagcagtgtgtcagcctgtagtgtgtcagcctgtagtgtgtcagcctgcagtgtgtcagccagcagtgtgtcagcctgcagtgtgtcagcctgcagtgtgtcagcctgcagtgtgtcagcctgcagtgtgtcagcctgtagtgtgtcagcctgtagtgtgtcagccagcagtgtgtcagcctgtagtgtgtcagcctgtagtgtgtcagcctgcagtgtgtcagcctgtagtgtgtcagcctgtagtgtgtcagcctgtagtgtgtcagcctgtagtgtgtcagcctgcagtgtgtcagccagcagtgtgtcagccagcagtgtgtcagcctgtagtgtgtcagcctgtagtgtgtcagcctgtagtgtgtcagcctgcagtgtgtcagccagcagtgtgtcagcctgtagtgtgtcagcctgtagtgtgtcagcctgtagtgtgtcagcctgtagtgtgtcagcctgcagtgtgtcagccagcagtgtgtcagcctgtagtgtgtcagcctgtagtgtgtcagcctgtagtgtgtcagccagcagtgtgtcagccagcagtgtgtcagccagcagtgtgtcagccagcagtgtgtcagcctgcagtgtgtcagcctgtagtgtgtcagcctgtagtgtgtcagcctgtagtgtgtcagcctgtagtgtgtcagc
The sequence above is drawn from the Procambarus clarkii isolate CNS0578487 chromosome 49, FALCON_Pclarkii_2.0, whole genome shotgun sequence genome and encodes:
- the LOC138351283 gene encoding uncharacterized protein, whose product is MFAVVEVPKSHTSPALVPKSYTSPALVPKSHTSPAPVPKSHTTPAPVPKSHTSPALVPKSYTSPALVPKSHTSPVLVPKSHTSPAPVPKSHASPALVPKSHTSPALVPKSHTSPAPVPKSHTSPALVPKSHASPALVPKSHTSPALIPKSHTSPAPVPKSHTSPALIPKSHTSPALVPKSYTSPALVPKSYTSPALVPKSYTCSHKQT